The genome window caggctccatctcaacaggaaatagccaaagttgttgctgattgaaacactccaagagctggaaaacctgaaaaagaaatcgaacctgcaactgagattttctgtcacatttatgattgagttctaagtccaacactttatttcctttcgtgttctaagcagtcccttctgaagactgaaaagtatgaaaaccgagagaaagaggtaggagattgtagacctcctggtgttcaatttcacaccagtcagaatgggtgcgatccaaaagtccacaagcaatcaatgttggagaggatgtggagaaaagggaaccctcttacactgttgctgggaatgcaaagtagtacagccactatggagaacagtgtggagattccttaaaaaactggaaatataactgccttataatccagcaatcccactgctgggcatacacactgagaaaaccagaattgaaagagacacgtgtaccccaatgttcatcgcagcactgtttctagtagccaggacatggaagcaacctagatgtccatcagcagatgaatgaatgagaaagctgtggtgcatatatacaatggagtgttactcagccattaaaaagaataaatttcaatcagttctaatgaggtggatgaaactggaacctattatacagagtgaagtaagccagaaagaaaaacaccaatacagtatactaacacatatatatggaatttaaaagatggtaacaataactctgtatatgagacagcaaaagagacactgatgtatagaacagtcttttggactcttgggagaggtagagggtgagatgatttggtagaatgacattgaagcatgtataatatcatgtatgaactagtcaccagttcaggttcgatgcacgatactggatgtttggggctggtgtgctgggacgacccagagggatggtatggggagggaggagggaggaggtttcaggatggggaacacatgtatacctgtggcggattcatgttgatgtatggcaaaaccaggacaatattgtaaagttaaaaaatcaaataaaaaataataaaataaaatacacacaaaacaataaaaaaaaaagtaattttaaacagtgaggctagaaaagacagaatctaaggataataatcaagtgatagagaataataatgatttagccattagtcaaattcaagggtctttagttcctcctcaagggccatcaataacatcctgagcattatcctatgaacagttttagagatgccaaagccccagccaggctgaaagttaagtacagagaccacagagtagttgaaaccagacagttaaaagattttattgcagaggccagtagaccaattttgcttgggtaacagtactgaatatgaaaaatgtgtgtatagaagggtgataaatcacttgtatttcagaaaccaagtagatttattgatgtgatttttctgtgtaaaaattctttaggaatgagattttgcatgcttcatggttttggttactatttctgtaagcaggctgtatttttaagttgatgctgaagtaaaccctagctgaacatcacctttcaatggctaggagaccagtgattttgtgatgtcacagctaccctttgattgctaggagacaagtgattttgtgatgtcacagccttttgactttgaggacctctgcgatggtctagagagtttctctctgttggccagccaagcaatttttgaagtagtggtcagtaaaatcagacaaatgagaaaaggatctgaagaaagatttctctgagatggcacatataccttcagaaattcaagatgggcctcctaaggatgaatcaactgattcagaaacctccattagatctttgtatgattatacacttactagggactcagttttgagatctatgattgaagaatatgcttttcaggctttgtctgaggatcttgtgataaaaaggccatgctacaaatattctgtatctgaaacagatgaggtgactaattttctttcactcacctttccacaaaaactttggaatatagttgaaagtgatcagtttgaatctatttggtgggatgagagaggcacatgtatagtgatccacgaagaactctttaagaaagaagtcttggaaagaaaggcacctttcagaatatttgaaaccaagagtatgaagagtttaattcgacagcttaacctttatggatttagtaaaaagcgacaaacttttcaaagatctgcttcactacctgtctttctggaagaagaaaacaacatctctcttttgagtaaggtattccaacattttcacttattggcaatatgtaagatgaaatcatgtgacctagaaagcacatttacatatgtagctaaaaccgaatttaaacttgagctaacaaatcgttaaaaagttttattttttgaagttgagaacagctggatatgttaaaatattggatgtttgacaaactttcctagcactgtgaaaccagatataagtcctgaagcaacttaaagtggtatttactgtatatataaaatatatttttcattgaggatcgtattctttctaacatgttacctgttaaactactaatggaggtgttttatttgatgctatttagttggtttcattaaaggaatacatttttataacttagctttgcttgtcagttttaccttggtttataaagaaactaaataatgtaatcctttgattttagttacagacctactataatccaaatttcaaaagaggtcatcctcaacttttattaagagtgcaaagaagagttgggattaataatgcgtctcaaatatcttcattagtgcaagataacaagaagcatgttaaagcaagtgtcaacgaagatgatcgtaactctgaatttattccagaaattagtagagagagcgcattttcagcctccacaagtttacctgtgcctttcatacaaaagcctcataccatccagattgtcactaatacaaatgccctatctccatgtgacttacctaaccacccatcaccaatatcggttagacaaacagaacagattttggtaaatcaacctgctgttttaaaaaagttgagcatttttaattggcattcacatagcagctacactcaagtaaatggccccattgaggactttgctactacaactacatctacttctcagaaccacattgtatccccattacagagcacttattctggactgatggtggagccttctaaatttccagtcaggcatagcgatatgtcaggccatgacaatccttttcctaacctgcaagagacaggcaactcgtggttctcagtgccaacaagcacttacacatctgcttcctctctttccagtcaactcatcaacaatcaccattatatggaaaccatgctaattaaaactgacctaccaaatacgtgtcagattatggagcctaaggaagattgaacgttactttgggagatgtcaacaaatacctaccattcctgtatttgaacattAAATTtccatgttcatcttcatagtttcattttcaatttttaaacaaagaagagaaaatgaggctttagttcattggtttactattttactgcatggtattccaaactcttcagttcaagaaagcattcgttatgcatcctaggtaaatgacacctgatataatatttgtaagcaagaaaatgagaagcaagggaaaagaggtaatggatgtaaagtgatttctgaaatcatccctgctgaaatgaaggggtgtctaaattaggatggtatgggtgaagaaagagatgcaaataaaattagataaataaaaatacacagtgtgatcttcagcacattcacatattatattctattagttactggtagagtcttaaagattagacagcagattgttttcattatagaaattaattttgtccctgaaaatatagatattgtagtacatccaaaatcatgatcacaattataccattactgtgatagaaaagatagcatgatataatcagtgactggcccatggtcagcacacgttatgtactttacaagtggtattctatagggtcatttttgcgctgctgtccttaagaTACGTCttcatttcctgacaccaagattccaccctataatttcaaatgcatgtttagatgttgcttatctgtccccgtagagacagaataaattcctggtcattactgcagcacatcagcatggttacaaagttcttggaagacatgatatctgttttccttagtcatttcattatctttctcttctgaagctacaatctcaaattattttcagtcatgctaagccctcggagagggcaatgacaccacgctccagtactcttgcctggaaaatcctatggtcagaggagccaggtaggctgcagtccatggggtcgctaagagttggatacgactcagcgacttcactttcacttttcactttcatgcattggagaagaaaatggcaacccactccagtgttcttgcctggagaatcccagggatgtgggggcctgttgggctgccgtctatggggtcgcctagagtcaaacacaactgaagtgacttacctaaccttaccttaccttatgctaagccccttctaacaactttgtctcaactatttcttgcggttggaaggaactactgtttgcccttctatgaaggagagtacagatatcttcaatgtgttttgggtctaccctctttatgtatctttcacaacagctgaaacatagagcctgaaaatgacacattttaagtgcttactgaattatcaataaagaaatgtaataaccaatcaaatgctctacacattactcaacaacattctataacctgcactactatcataattcacctttcctattgactgagaaaattttccaagttgataaatatttattttatttacatggatgtaagaattctcaggaggcatgtattccgatgtttggaagaatattccacgttttgatgtgactttttgtgtgtgtgtcgttttgttgtgtcagtcaaagtctttggcatagtcaaataagagtagctgctttcctggagttctcttgccttttggaggacccaacgggtgttgacaattgaatctcgggttcctctgccctttataaatccagcttgaacatctgggagctcatggttcacattctgttgaagcctggcttggggaattctgagcagttctgggcaagtgtgtcagacatgtgcaattaagtggtagtttggacattctttggcttgcctttctttgtggttggaatgaaaactgaccatttccagtcctctggccactgctgagtctcccaaatttgctggcatatggagggcagcacattcatatcatcatcttttagaatttgaaatatctcaactgaattccatcacctccacaagctttgtttgtcgttatgcttcctaagtcccactagacttcacattccaggacatcgggtcctcaggtgaacgatcacaccatcgtgcttaactgggtcatgaagatcttttgtgcacatttcatccatgtattcttcccacctcttcttaatagtttctgttttggctacatccataccatttctgtcctctattgtgcccatgattgcatgacattttcccttggtatctgtgattttcttgaagagatcagtagactttccagttctattgatttgctttatttattgacattgataactgagggtggttttacctctccttgcaattctttggggatcttcatccaaatgtgtataattttcttttctcttctttttatgtgctatccagatttattattatataaatacagattgagaggaagcagttaacatttattttctatttgaacacatgttccaaattgattaaaacaatgaatcaaaatattttgcattttaaaataaaataaaaacatttataggtgttgcaaaattgtcctttaacacggctggcaggaagaatgatgaaaacattccagaaatagtgtcaatagttacacaacactgtgaatgttcatttttccctctaaggtttgctttattttattttattttttaattttacaatatcatattagttttgccatatatcaaaatgaatcttccacaggtatacatgtgttccccatcctgaaacctcctccctcctccatccccataccatccctctgggtcatcccagtgcaccagccccaagcatccagtattgtgcatggaacctggactggtgactcatttcatatatgatattatacatgtttcaatgccattctcccaaatcatcccaccctctccctctcccacagagtccaaaagacagttatatacatctgtgtctcttttgctgtctcctctcagtgaactccgggaattggtgatggacagaggggcctgccatgctgcaattcatggggtcacaaagagtcggacacgactgagtgactgatctgatctgatctgatacagggttattgttttctttttcccctttttgtttagcttcgctcctcttctcagctctttgtgaggcctcgtaactttaccatttttcatttctttttcatgtggatggtcttgatcactttttcctatacgatatcactaacctccatccataggtcttcaggcactcatctgtcagatagaatcccctgcatctatttatcaattccactgtctaatcataagggttttgattttacatgtgtaaaatatattattccctatttcttatagggaaatcttcacccagatttttatcaaagaaatacagaaaactctatatggtattcaggatatacatgaaatatagctgtttgatgtttgcggtttagctcagatcttaatttctgaatgacgggaaattctctttcatgtgtacaaatctggaaaatgtttcacatgtgaacaattgagaattcatatttcatatgagaacatttctccccagattgtcaaatgggaaatacacagaattccgaatctcatatcagaataccttccaaacattcttgatgaaaagatagagaatttcagagcccaagcatgaaaatctgtgggaaaatgctatatttcttgtaggaaaattaacacaggtttttcaaatgtgaaatagacagtattcaatatttcatgaaggaaagacctcacaaatattttcaaatgacaaatatgaaaaaattcatgtttcatgtgaccatgtgtggatatgtgaaacagacatttttgtatttcctgtcaaagaatctgcatccatattttcataactctaatgtaaaaaaattccacattttctgcagaatatttcgtgtccgtacattcatgtatgatgtacagagaattcgtactttacgttggaaaatctttctccagatttgtatatgtgaataatggagaatttcatgtttcaaaccctgaaatctttatctaggttttcatatgtgaaactgagaatttcatcttttatgtaggactctcatttcagatgtctatatttgaaacagataatactttcatcaagaggcgccttaattattatatttcttctgtcattttggtgttgtcactgggataactaaggttattcatatctcccacataaattcggtttctaatttgagattcatctagatttttattttttcatggtgttctctgcacagcagttaaataatcaggacaacaatatatagctttgacttgttcctttcccaattttgaattagttcattgtcccctgtccagttctaactgctgcacctttactagcatacacgattcccaggagacatataaggtattcttgtattcttatctctaagaattttacaaaattatgtttctttctttctttctttttttttggtttgtgtgtgatccacagtgtccaagtcattagcagagacagttaagcagatatagatgattgtatgctatctccttgcttattctgtgatacaaacatcaattcatgtgtacctcttataattaaataactaactacacattcctggtttttctttttttttcaattttattttttggtcattgctgtcgttttctctcttttttcaagtagtcaagtaccaactggtaatttcctatgaacttgccatcttattatacaataattaaattatgcccatggaagtctcacctttgatatctactgaatggaattgcgctttgagatctgaagttagacatttgtacgctgggaaaatgtcaggaacgttcaaaaaatagctagagatattcaagtgctgcctttttgagcccaattttgctattatattttatgtggaaagttctgcatttcttcatgctgatgacaattcctcattaagagaaatttccaagggggaaagaaaaaaagacaacacaatatgcttgattgcatattgaaagtcaaagtagtaccagttacgtgtgtacgtaagcaatgtcccatcaaacagattgattcatggcaactaatgtttcatgtttttctgtcaaggaaaaaataataattgagctttccaggaaaaactgagaagttccaagaaggcagaaatgtaggcagatgtgaaatgcaactctctcaataaatggatcacaaataatacttctgcaaggacaatagttctcccacagcatcaaatagcagaagaccctgctcaccagagtgtcccatgtgggttccagacatacctgagtgaaaaggaattaagaagggatttagagggatcctgggagaggactgctgttgactacgTGGAAATGGCCTGATGGAGCAGGTACGAGTcattgtgtagcagggaataccttttgataattcccaaactgccaaagcgactgtactgtgtcacactcaggaggcagagataccttggtagcgcctcaccttcccacctgttaacacctactataaggcaatagagaaagaccagcagaagtaccactcatgctcctgcaaacacaggctagaaaaggatcccattcaggcaaaaccttttctgcctatggctgctggctcctattcataactagcaccaccatctttccagaattccaagcagctgtaccttatccttctgtgctcatcatggcagaccccagtgcaccacaagtgtctcaagtcagacacatttggtgacca of Bos taurus isolate L1 Dominette 01449 registration number 42190680 breed Hereford chromosome Y, ARS-UCD2.0, whole genome shotgun sequence contains these proteins:
- the LOC132344713 gene encoding heat shock transcription factor, Y-linked-like produces the protein MAHIPSEIQDGPPKDESTDSETSIRSLYDYTLTRDSVLRSMIEEYAFQALSEDLVIKRPCYKYSVSETDEVTNFLSLTFPQKLWNIVESDQFESIWWDERGTCIVIHEELFKKEVLERKAPFRIFETKSMKSLIRQLNLYGFSKKRQTFQRSASLPVFLEEENNISLLSKLQTYYNPNFKRGHPQLLLRVQRRVGINNASQISSLVQDNKKHVKASVNEDDRNSEFIPEISRESAFSASTSLPVPFIQKPHTIQIVTNTNALSPCDLPNHPSPISVRQTEQILVNQPAVLKKLSIFNWHSHSSYTQVNGPIEDFATTTTSTSQNHIVSPLQSTYSGLMVEPSKFPVRHSDMSGHDNPFPNLQETGNSWFSVPTSTYTSASSLSSQLINNHHYMETMLIKTDLPNTCQIMEPKED